One genomic window of Camelina sativa cultivar DH55 chromosome 5, Cs, whole genome shotgun sequence includes the following:
- the LOC104785648 gene encoding protein SRG1-like: MDRIINCFTFHIYLFIYFKISIYIPTRPCFFHHQKLSIPLSLSPLSIPYLNSKTNHKMAAYWPEPIVSVQALSQTGVTTVPSRYVKPSHQRPVLNSAQSDAEMEIPVLDMGDVWGKPEGLMLVRKACEEWGFFQMVNHGVNHALMEKVRGAWREFFELPIDEKRKFANSPDTYEGYGSRLGVVKDAKLDWSDYFYLNYLPSSIRNPSKWPSHPRKIRELIKEYGEEMRKLCERLVETLSESLGLEPNRLMEALGGEDKVGASLRTNFYPKCPQPHLTLGLSSHSDPGGITILLPDEKVSGLQVRRGDGWVTVKSVPNALVVNMGDQIQILSNGIYKSVEHQVIVNPGMDRVSFAFFYNPRSDIPIGPVEELLAKSRPALYKPIRFDEYRLLIRQKGPSGKNQVDSLLSR; the protein is encoded by the exons ATGGATCGTATCATTAATTGTTTCAcgtttcatatttatttatttatttattttaaaatctctaTTTATATCCCCACTCGTCCCTGCTTCTTCCACCATCAAAAACTTTCAATTCCCTTATCTCTCTCTCCGTTGAGTATACCTTATTTAAATTccaaaacaaatcacaaaatgGCTGCATACTGGCCTGAGCCGATTGTTTCCGTGCAAGCCTTGTCCCAAACCGGCGTAACAACCGTACCAAGCCGGTATGTGAAACCTTCTCATCAGAGACCCGTCCTGAACTCTGCCCAATCCGATGCTGAGATGGAGATCCCCGTGCTAGACATGGGCGACGTTTGGGGGAAGCCAGAGGGGCTGATGCTCGTAAGGAAGGCGTGTGAGGAGTGGGGTTTCTTCCAAATGGTGAACCACGGAGTGAACCATGCGCTGATGGAGAAAGTGAGAGGAGCTTGGCGAGAGTTCTTCGAGCTACCGATAGACGAGAAAAGGAAGTTCGCAAACTCACCGGACACGTACGAAGGTTATGGAAGCCGCCTTGGGGTTGTGAAAGATGCTAAATTAGATTGGAGTGATTATTTCTACCTTAATTACTTGCCTTCTTCCATAAGAAACCCCTCCAAGTGGCCATCTCACCCCCGTAAGATCAG AGAATTGATCAAAGAGTATggagaagaaatgagaaaactGTGCGAGAGGCTGGTAGAGACGCTCTCTGAGAGTTTAGGTTTGGAACCAAATCGTCTCATGGAGGCCTTAGGAGGAGAAGACAAAGTCGGTGCTTCTCTCAGGACAAACTTCTACCCAAAATGTCCTCAGCCACATCTCACGTTAGGTCTCTCTTCCCATTCTGACCCTGGTGGCATCACCATTCTCCTCCCAGACGAGAAGGTTTCTGGCCTCCAGGTCCGTCGTGGTGATGGCTGGGTCACCGTTAAATCAGTCCCCAATGCTTTGGTCGTCAATATGGGAGATCAGATTCAG ATACTTAGCAATGGAATTTACAAAAGCGTGGAGCATCAGGTGATCGTTAATCCCGGTATGGATCGAGTCTCTTTCGCATTCTTCTACAACCCAAGAAGTGATATACCGATTGGACCAGTCGAAGAACTATTAGCCAAAAGCCGACCCGCTCTTTATAAACCGATCAGGTTCGACGAGTACCGTCTTCTCATTAGGCAAAAGGGTCCTTCTGGAAAGAACCAAGTCGATTCGCTGTTATCAAGATAA
- the LOC104785649 gene encoding pyridoxal 5'-phosphate synthase subunit PDX1.1 translates to MAETGVVAVYGELAMTETTKQKSPFSVKVGLAQMLRGGVIMDVVNAEQARIAEEAGACAVMALERVPADIRAQGGVARMSDPEMIKEIKNAVTIPVMAKARIGHFVEAQILEAIGVDYVDESEVLTLADEDNHINKHNFKIPFVCGCRNLGEALRRIREGAAMIRTKGEAGTGNVVEAVRHVRSVNGAIRLLRNMDDDEVFTFAKKIAAPYDLVVQTKELGRLPVVQFAAGGVATPADAALMMQLGCDGVFVGSGVFKSGDPVKRAKAIVQAVTNYRDAAVLAEVSCGLGEAMVGLNLDDKVERFASRSE, encoded by the coding sequence atggCAGAAACAGGAGTTGTGGCGGTGTACGGCGAATTAGCCATGACCGAGACAACGAAGCAGAAGTCTCCCTTCTCCGTCAAGGTAGGTCTCGCTCAGATGCTCCGAGGCGGTGTTATCATGGACGTCGTCAACGCAGAACAAGCTCGAATCGCTGAAGAAGCAGGTGCCTGCGCCGTCATGGCTCTTGAACGTGTTCCTGCTGATATCAGAGCTCAAGGCGGCGTTGCTCGTATGAGCGACCCGGAGATGATCAAGGAGATTAAAAACGCGGTGACGATTCCGGTGATGGCTAAAGCACGAATCGGTCATTTCGTCGAAGCTCAGATCCTTGAAGCAATCGGAGTTGACTACGTCGACGAGAGTGAAGTACTCACACTCGCCGACGAGGACAATCACATCAACAAGCATAACTTCAAGATCCCTTTtgtttgtggttgtaggaacctCGGTGAAGCTTTACGGCGGATCCGTGAAGGAGCCGCCATGATTAGAACCAAAGGTGAGGCTGGAACCGGAAACGTTGTTGAAGCCGTAAGGCACGTGAGGAGTGTGAACGGAGCTATTCGTTTGCTTCGTAACATGGACGACGACGAGGTTTTCACTTTTGCTAAAAAGATCGCTGCGCCGTATGATTTGGTGGTGCAGACGAAGGAGCTTGGGAGGTTACCGGTGGTTCAGTTCGCTGCTGGTGGAGTGGCGACGCCGGCTGACGCGGCGCTGATGATGCAGCTGGGGTGTGATGGGGTGTTTGTTGGGTCGGGTGTTTTCAAGAGTGGAGATCCGGTGAAGAGGGCTAAGGCGATTGTTCAGGCGGTTACGAATTATAGAGATGCGGCGGTGTTGGCGGAGGTGAGCTGTGGGTTGGGTGAAGCAATGGTTGGTCTTAATTTGGATGATAAGGTTGAGAGGTTCGCTAGCCGCTCTGAGTAA
- the LOC104785651 gene encoding uncharacterized protein LOC104785651, which yields MEVRMQMHHPILGYRSRNVDGQLHSPAEIKMYCFGLAMVLSVLGSVFLIVGVYGSQNIWLGPNSSILVEPSSIFVQSIKVKELDYSKPGIQLYGFYGSPPLNRLVNWSESRGFPVSYDSYKGWPYYFNRGTFVNITYTVKPKGAAVELVVDEGRQGLSSSWLNEIVFRRDIAWSWNLIQGSGMIQLEISKSSGYYVTVANLKKSKDVEVELTIDVRAVLYDTKQSLYNCTFSNGECTFKLNAMSLVGNSVVVTSPASSQGVSIDDEWCISISYEHRWIAYVIGIGLVFWFMFVATQCCCREEHLTENNDSARTPLLADKVEDGSCNEPLTNNDSNLEKSSIESDDDSDGSAYMVICDVDMYFPEA from the exons ATGGAAGTTCGTATGCAAATGCATCATCCAATTCTCGGGTATCGATCTCGTAACGTGGATGGACAACTCCACTCGCCTGCGGAGATTAAGATGTACTGCTTCGGTCTCGCTATGGTTTTGAGTGTCCTTG GGTCGGTTTTTCTGATCGTGGGTGTTTACGGATCACAAAATATCTGGCTTGGACCGAATTCGTCCATTCTTGTTGAACCAAGTTCCATATTTGTCCAAAGCATTAAG GTGAAGGAGCTTGATTACTCTAAACCAGGGATCCAGCTTTATGGATTCTATGGGTCTCCTCCCTTGAATCGTTTGGTGAATTGGTCAGAATCCCGAGGGTTTCCTGTCTCATATGATTCTTACAAG GGTTGGCCATATTACTTTAACCGAGGGACTTTTGTGAATATAACCTATACCGTAAAACCAAAAGGTGCAGCGGTCGAGCTTGTGGTCGATGAAG GAAGGCAAGGCCTCTCTTCTTCATGGTTGAACGAGATTGTATTTCGTCGTGACATCGCTTGGTCATGGAATCTAATTCAGG GGAGTGGTATGATTCAATTGGAGATAAGTAAGTCTTCAGGTTATTATGTTACTGTGGCTAACTTGAAGAAGAGCAAGGACGTAGAG GTGGAACTGACTATTGATGTGAGGGCTGTCTTGTATGATACTAAACAATCATTATACAACTGTACCTTCAGCAACGGCGAGTGCACATTCAAGCTCAATGCAATGTCCCTTGTTGGAAATTCTGTTGTTGTGACTTCACCAGCATCGAGTCAG GGAGTATCCATCGATGATGAATGGTGCATCAGCATCTCATATGAACATAGATGGATTGCATATGTAATTGGCATAG GTCTGGTGTTTTGGTTCATGTTTGTAGCTACACAGTGCTGTTGTAGAGAGGAACATCTAACCGAAAATAATGATTCAGCAAGAACACCTCTACTTGCAGACAAAGTTGAGGATGGTTCGTGTAATGAACCTTTGACAAACAATGATTCTAATTTGGAAAAGTCGTCGATAGAAAGTGATGATGACAGTGACGGATCTGCCTATATGGTTATTTGTGATGTTGACATGTATTTTCCAGAAGCCTAA